One genomic region from Strix uralensis isolate ZFMK-TIS-50842 chromosome 5, bStrUra1, whole genome shotgun sequence encodes:
- the PDE6H gene encoding retinal cone rhodopsin-sensitive cGMP 3',5'-cyclic phosphodiesterase subunit gamma, protein MSEKPGTNLNTGDAPTGPTTPRKGPPKFKQRQTRQFKSKPPKKGVKGFGDDIPGMEGLGTDITVICPWEAFSHLELHELAQFGII, encoded by the exons ATGAGTGAGAAGCCAGGCACCAACCTCAACACTGGAGATGCTCCAACTGGTCCCACCACACCACGCAAGGGGCCTCCCAAGTTCAAGCAGAGACAGACAAGGCAGTTCAAGAGCAAGCCACCTAAAAAAGGAGTAAAAGG GTTTGGAGATGACATCCCAGGCATGGAGGGACTGGGCACAG ATATCACAGTGATTTGCCCATGGGAAGCTTTCAGCCATCTGGAACTGCATGAGCTGGCCCAGTTTGGAATCATCTAA